In Quercus lobata isolate SW786 chromosome 12, ValleyOak3.0 Primary Assembly, whole genome shotgun sequence, a genomic segment contains:
- the LOC115971701 gene encoding uncharacterized protein LOC115971701: MDKSWMEKRRGTRECFEGVNQFVEFAAPSARNGKILCPCVKCVNLLIQPLNVVREHCWGSGMLKNYKFWKFHGESAAATPATECGSSHVQETQNLYGDFHGMLHDLCPPHEMPPEPMEEGPTAQHPVEGLNDDAKKFYKTIDDVDKPLYEGCTKFSIFSAIVVLFQLKTLCGWTNKSFTLLLQVLMDMLPSVAKLPKDHYEAKKIVRDLGLGYEKIHACPNDCMLFWKQNVNLEACPCCKASRWKTNEASVASKHASSNKGKKKAAKILWWFPLKPRLQRLFLSPDLASSMKWHVNGRTDDGVMRHPADSNAWKVFDSKHLHFSSNPCNVRLELAADGFNPFGIMSTSHSTWPVMLVPYNLPPWLCMKRSYLILSLVIPGPTSPGIAIDVYLEPLVEELRELWDVGVQAYDASSKEVFQLRAALMWTINDFPAYADLSGWSTKGELACPSCAVKTESRYLRNGRKFCYMGHRRWLDVDHDFCKDGMSFDGSNDTRLAPEPPVTSDIIVETEHLLGRCLGRKCQLAYKKRKRREADQSGWKKRSIFFTLPYWEDHKLRHNLDVMHIEKNVMDNILSTLLNLKDKMKDNYKAHLDLADMGIRSELHLQRKSDD, encoded by the coding sequence ATGGACAAAAGTTGGATGGAGAAGAGGAGGGGTACAAGGGAATGTTTTGAAGGTGTAAACCAATTTGTGGAATTTGCCGCTCCATCCGCGCGCAATGGGAAGATCTTATGTCCTTGTGTGAAATGTGTGAATTTGCTTATACAACCGCTAAATGTGGTGCGTGAGCATTGTTGGGGTTCGGGGATgcttaaaaattacaaattttggaaatttcatGGTGAATCGGCTGCTGCTACGCCGGCTACCGAATGTGGGAGCTCTCATGTGCAAGAAACCCAAAATCTATATGGTGATTTTCATGGGATGTTGCACGATTTGTGCCCCCCGCATGAAATGCCACCCGAACCAATGGAGGAAGGTCCAACTGCGCAACATCCGGTTGAAGGTCTGAATGATGACGCCAAGAAGTTTTACAAGACGATAGATGATGTAGACAAACCTTTATATGAAGGCTGtacaaaatttagcattttctcAGCCATTGTCGTGTTGTTCCAATTGAAGACTTTGTGTGGTTGGACAAATAAGTCATTTACTCTGTTGCTTCAAGTCCTGATGGATATGCTTCCTTCAGTTGCGAAGTTGCCGAAGGACCATTATGAGGCTAAGAAGATAGTTcgagatttgggtttgggttatgagAAGATCCATGCTTGTCCCAATGATTGTATGCTGTTTTGGAAGCAAAATGTTAACCTCGAGGCGTGTCCTTGTTGTAAAGCTTCAAGGTGGAAAACAAATGAGGCATCTGTTGCTAGTAAGCATGCTTCATCCAATAAGGGGAAGAAGAAAGCTGCGAAGATCCTATGGTGGTTCCCCTTAAAGCCAAGATTGCAGCGACTATTTCTTTCACCCGATCTGGCTAGTTCTATGAAATGGCATGTTAATGGTCGTACTGATGATGGGGTAATGCGGCATCCTGCTGACTCAAATGCATGGAAAGTGTTTGACAGTAAGCATTTACACTTCTCATCTAACCCTTGTAATGTCAGACTTGAATTAGCTGCGGATGGGTTCAACCCCTTCGGAATTATGAGTACTAGTCACAGTACGTGGCCTGTCATGTTAGTCCCGTACAATCTCCCACCTTGGCTGTGCATGAAACGGTCATATTTGATTCTATCATTAGTTATTCCTGGTCCTACCTCGCCAGGGATTGCTATAGATGTGTACTTGGAACCGTTAGTAGAAGAACTAAGGGAGTTATGGGATGTTGGAGTACAAGCATACGATGCATCTTCAAAAGAAGTATTCCAATTGCGTGCAGCCTTGATGTGGACCATAAATGATTTTCCTGCATATGCAGATTTGTCGGGTTGGAGTACCAAAGGTGAGTTGGCGTGTCCTTCTTGTGCCGTGAAGACCGAGTCTCGATATTTGAGAAATGGTCGCAAATTCTGTTACATGGGACATCGGCGATGGTTGGATGTTGACCATGATTTCTGCAAAGATGGTATGTCATTTGATGGATCTAATGATACTCGATTGGCTCCTGAACCACCAGTCACATCTGACATTATTGTCGAAACTGAACATTTACTTGGACGTTGTCTGGGTAGGAAATGTCAACTTGCTtacaaaaaaaggaagagaagggaGGCAGACCAGAGTGGTTGGAAGAAAAGGAGTATATTTTTTACGTTGCCTTATTGGGAGGATCACAAGTTGCGACACAATCTTGATGTGATGCACATAGAGAAGAATGTGATGGACAATATACTAAGCACACTGTTGAACTTGAAGGATAAAATGAAGGATAATTACAAGGCACACCTTGACTTGGCGGACATGGGGATAAGGAGTGAACTCCACCTACAACGAAAAAGTGATGATTAG
- the LOC115971697 gene encoding methanol O-anthraniloyltransferase-like, which produces MDLSSSWYPKLSSNELQVTRLTCGGFIFAVGLNHTISDSLGLVQFLNTVAEMASGSCIPSKQPVWQRHILNARDPPRITCIHHEYEMVNNNKCTTIIENNDMVHWSFFFGPKEMRSIRKHLPPHLQTCTTFEILTACLWKCRTIALEFDPNDVVRLSCCVNLRGKQGMQLQVPNGYYGNAFAFPTVLSKAELLCKNPLGYALDLVKKTKAEMSEEYIKSVADLMVIKGRPPYMTAGNFFVADTTQVGFSGIDFGWGKPVYGGPSGAIQFISFYARFKNNKGENGVVVPIRLPLPAMERFQLELLKITQEPVDQSYGIMPTKITSTL; this is translated from the coding sequence ATGGATTTATCCTCTTCTTGGTATCCTAAACTGTCATCTAACGAATTGCAGGTGACCCGTTTGACATGCGGAGGATTCATATTTGCGGTAGGACTAAACCACACTATCAGTGATTCACTTGGGTTGGTGCAATTCCTCAACACTGTTGCAGAGATGGCAAGTGGTTCATGTATACCATCGAAACAACCTGTATGGCAAAGACATATCTTAAATGCACGAGACCCACCAAGAATTACTTGTATTCATCACGAGTACGAGATGGTGAATAACAACAAATGCACAACAATAATAGAGAACAACGACATGGTCCAttggtctttcttttttggtccaAAAGAGATGAGATCGATACGGAAGCATCTTCCTCCACACCTTCAAACATGCACTACCTTTGAGATACTCACTGCTTGTTTATGGAAATGTCGCACGATTGCCCTTGAGTTTGATCCAAATGATGTTGTTCGTTTATCATGCTGTGTCAATTTGCGTGGTAAGCAAGGCATGCAATTGCAAGTGCCTAATGGTTATTATGGCAATGCATTTGCATTCCCAACTGTGCTTTCCAAGGCTGAATTACTATGTAAAAATCCATTAGGATATGCACTAGACTTGGTCAAAAAGACAAAGGCAGAAATGAGTGAAGAGTACATAAAGTCAGTGGCAGATCTTATGGTGATTAAGGGACGTCCTCCATATATGACAGCTGGGAACTTTTTTGTTGCTGATACAACACAAGTTGGATTTTCAGGGATCGATTTTGGGTGGGGGAAGCCGGTTTATGGCGGCCCTAGCGGGGCCATACAATTTATTAGCTTCTATGCAAGGTTCAAAAACAACAAAGGAGAAAATGGGGTTGTAGTACCAATACGGTTGCCACTGCCTGCAATGGAAAGGTTTCAACTAGAGTTGTTGAAGATAACTCAGGAGCCAGTTGATCAATCCTATGGCATAATGCCAACAAAAATTACGTCCACACTCTAA